A single region of the Streptomyces sp. NBC_00236 genome encodes:
- a CDS encoding FAD-binding dehydrogenase, translating to MAYDADVIVIGAGLAGLVATAELVDAGRSVILLDQEPEQSLGGQAHWSFGGLFLVDSPEQRRMRIKDSQELALQDWFGTAGFDRKEDHWPKKWAEAYVDFAAGEKRSWLHRQGMRFFPVVGWAERGGYDANGHGNSVPRFHITWGTGPGVVAPFERRVREGVAKGLVTFRFRHRVTGLGRTGGTVDTVSGEILEPSDASRGTASSRETAGAFELRAQAVIVTSGGIGGNHDLVREQWPERLGTPPAKMLSGVPAHVDGLMLGITEEAGAHHINRDRMWHYTEGIENWNPIWAKHGIRILPGPSSLWLDARGKRLPVPLFPGFDTLGTLEHIMRSGHDYTWFVLDQKIIGKEFALSGSEQNPDLTGKSIRDVIGRARADVPGPVKAFMDNGVDFVVEKDLGALVRGMNALTGEALIDEDDLRREITARDREIANPFTKDLQITAIRGARTYLGDKLIRTATPHRILDPKAGPLIAVRLNILTRKSLGGLETDLSSRVLTADGSPLSGVYAAGEAAGFGGGGVHGYRSLEGTFLGGCIFSGRAAGRAAAQAVG from the coding sequence ATGGCGTACGACGCTGATGTGATCGTGATCGGGGCAGGACTCGCGGGGCTCGTCGCCACCGCGGAACTGGTCGACGCGGGCCGTTCGGTCATTCTGCTCGACCAGGAACCCGAACAGTCGCTCGGCGGCCAGGCCCACTGGTCCTTCGGCGGTCTCTTCCTCGTCGACTCGCCCGAACAGCGCCGGATGCGGATCAAGGACAGTCAGGAGCTGGCCCTCCAGGACTGGTTCGGCACCGCCGGGTTCGACCGCAAGGAGGACCACTGGCCGAAGAAATGGGCCGAGGCGTACGTCGACTTCGCCGCCGGTGAGAAGCGCTCCTGGCTGCACCGGCAGGGCATGCGGTTCTTCCCGGTCGTCGGCTGGGCCGAGCGCGGCGGCTACGACGCGAACGGCCACGGCAACTCCGTCCCCCGCTTCCACATCACCTGGGGGACCGGCCCCGGCGTCGTCGCCCCCTTCGAGCGCCGGGTGCGCGAGGGCGTCGCCAAGGGCCTCGTCACTTTCCGCTTCCGCCACCGGGTCACGGGCCTCGGCCGCACCGGGGGCACCGTCGACACCGTGAGCGGCGAGATCCTGGAACCCAGCGACGCCTCTCGCGGCACCGCGAGCAGCCGGGAGACGGCCGGTGCCTTCGAGCTCAGGGCCCAGGCGGTGATCGTCACCTCCGGCGGCATCGGCGGCAACCACGACCTCGTGCGCGAGCAGTGGCCCGAGCGGCTCGGCACCCCGCCCGCCAAGATGCTCTCCGGCGTCCCCGCCCACGTCGACGGGCTGATGCTCGGCATCACCGAGGAGGCCGGCGCCCACCACATCAACCGCGACCGGATGTGGCACTACACCGAGGGCATCGAGAACTGGAACCCGATCTGGGCCAAGCACGGCATCCGGATCCTGCCCGGCCCGTCCTCGCTCTGGCTGGACGCCCGCGGCAAGCGGCTGCCGGTCCCGCTGTTCCCCGGGTTCGACACGCTCGGCACCCTCGAACACATCATGCGCAGCGGCCACGACTACACCTGGTTCGTCCTGGACCAGAAGATCATCGGGAAGGAGTTCGCGCTCTCCGGTTCCGAGCAGAACCCCGACCTGACCGGCAAGTCCATCCGCGACGTGATCGGCCGGGCCCGCGCGGACGTGCCCGGACCGGTGAAGGCGTTCATGGACAACGGCGTGGACTTCGTCGTGGAGAAGGACCTCGGCGCCCTGGTCCGCGGCATGAACGCGCTCACCGGTGAAGCGCTCATCGACGAGGACGACCTGCGCCGCGAGATCACCGCCCGCGACCGGGAGATCGCCAACCCCTTCACCAAGGACCTCCAGATCACCGCGATCAGGGGCGCCCGCACCTACCTCGGCGACAAGCTCATCCGTACGGCCACGCCGCACCGCATCCTCGATCCCAAGGCCGGGCCGCTGATCGCCGTACGGCTCAACATCCTGACCCGCAAGTCGCTCGGCGGACTGGAGACGGACCTGTCCTCCCGGGTCCTCACGGCCGACGGCAGCCCACTGTCCGGGGTGTACGCGGCCGGTGAGGCGGCCGGGTTCGGTGGCGGCGGGGTGCACGGCTACCGCTCCCTGGAGGGCACCTTCCTCGGCGGCTGCATCTTCTCCGGCCGGGCGGCGGGCCGCGCGGCCGCGCAGGCGGTCGGCTAG
- a CDS encoding NUDIX domain-containing protein has protein sequence MNPSDEILDIVDENDVVVGRAPRGEATARGLTHRCVFIEARDADGRIFVHRRTATKLVFPSHYDMFVGGVVGAGESYDEAALREAEEELGVTGLPRPEPLFKFLYEGGGHSWWSYVYRVRCVLPVEPQVEEVAWHAFLTDEELAERLGDWPWVPDGMEGYRRLRAFQASS, from the coding sequence ATGAACCCTTCTGACGAGATCCTGGACATCGTCGACGAGAACGATGTCGTCGTGGGCCGGGCCCCGCGCGGCGAGGCGACCGCGCGGGGCCTGACGCATCGCTGCGTCTTCATCGAGGCCCGGGACGCCGACGGAAGGATCTTCGTGCACCGCAGGACCGCCACGAAGCTCGTCTTCCCGTCCCACTACGACATGTTCGTCGGCGGGGTCGTCGGCGCCGGCGAGTCCTACGACGAGGCGGCACTGCGGGAGGCCGAGGAGGAACTGGGCGTGACGGGCCTGCCCCGCCCGGAGCCGCTGTTCAAGTTCCTCTACGAGGGCGGCGGCCACAGCTGGTGGTCGTACGTCTACCGGGTACGGTGCGTGCTGCCGGTGGAACCGCAGGTGGAGGAGGTCGCCTGGCACGCCTTCCTCACGGACGAGGAGCTGGCGGAGCGGCTCGGCGACTGGCCGTGGGTGCCGGACGGCATGGAAGGCTACCGACGGCTCCGGGCGTTCCAAGCATCGTCCTGA
- a CDS encoding DMT family transporter, with translation MSVLVIVLSVSAACCLGFGFVLQQAAARHAPKSDYLSPRLLLDLMRVRSWLAGIGLMVCGMALGALALGKGEVSVVEPLLATNLLFAMALSRHRTGQRLGRQGWAGLWLLAGGVAAFLLAGEPKGGQAVSSPLRHWLVIGVVVGLALLLTAFAKRSRSGVSPALLAVAAGLLYGLQDALTRVSGQRLSDGGWAALVTGWQVYAVLVLGVTGLILVQSAFETGPLRMSLPALTAAQPLAGIACGIGFLGDQVRTDTGALAWQAAGLAAIVAGIVLLGLHPAMPEGPVGGRRTQSLQPH, from the coding sequence GTGTCGGTGCTGGTCATCGTGCTCTCCGTGAGCGCCGCCTGCTGTCTGGGGTTCGGCTTCGTGCTGCAACAGGCCGCCGCCCGCCACGCCCCGAAGAGCGACTACCTCTCGCCCCGGCTGCTGCTGGACCTGATGCGGGTGCGCAGCTGGCTGGCCGGTATCGGACTCATGGTCTGCGGCATGGCGCTGGGCGCGCTGGCCCTGGGCAAGGGCGAGGTCTCCGTCGTCGAACCTCTCCTGGCCACCAATCTGCTCTTCGCGATGGCCCTGTCCCGTCACCGCACCGGTCAGCGGCTCGGCCGGCAGGGCTGGGCCGGGCTGTGGCTGCTGGCCGGCGGGGTCGCCGCGTTCCTGCTGGCGGGCGAGCCGAAGGGCGGGCAGGCCGTGTCGAGTCCGCTGCGGCACTGGCTGGTGATCGGCGTGGTGGTGGGCCTGGCCCTGCTGCTGACCGCGTTCGCCAAGCGCTCACGGTCGGGGGTGTCGCCCGCGCTGCTCGCGGTGGCGGCGGGACTCCTGTACGGGCTCCAGGACGCCCTGACCCGGGTCAGCGGGCAGCGCCTCTCCGACGGCGGCTGGGCGGCGCTCGTCACCGGCTGGCAGGTGTACGCGGTGCTGGTGCTGGGGGTGACGGGGCTGATCCTCGTGCAGAGCGCGTTCGAGACGGGCCCGCTGCGGATGTCCCTGCCGGCGCTGACCGCGGCCCAGCCGCTGGCCGGGATCGCCTGCGGGATCGGTTTCCTGGGCGACCAGGTGCGTACCGACACGGGCGCGCTGGCCTGGCAGGCGGCGGGACTCGCGGCGATCGTGGCCGGGATCGTGCTGCTGGGGCTGCACCCGGCCATGCCGGAGGGGCCGGTGGGCGGACGCCGTACGCAGAGCCTCCAGCCGCACTGA
- a CDS encoding glucose 1-dehydrogenase, producing MTDKNSLTGRTVIITGAARGLGAEAARLAVAGGANVVITDVLDEEGAATAAGLGPKARFLHHDVTSEEDWQRVAAFARAEFGRIDGLVNNAGVSTGQPLDTETVEHFRKVIDINLTAVFIGMKTVIPVMKENGGGSIVNISSAAGLMGLALTSSYGASKWGVRGLTKVGAVELGTAGIRVNSVHPGMVYTPMTASVGIQQGEGNYPNTPMGRVGEAGEIGEAVVFLLSDAASYITGAELAVDGGWTTGPTVKYVMGQ from the coding sequence ATGACCGACAAGAACAGCCTCACCGGCCGCACCGTCATCATCACCGGCGCCGCCCGCGGCCTCGGCGCCGAGGCCGCACGCCTCGCCGTGGCCGGCGGCGCGAACGTGGTGATCACCGACGTACTCGACGAGGAGGGCGCCGCCACCGCGGCCGGGCTCGGCCCGAAGGCCCGCTTCCTCCACCACGACGTCACCTCGGAGGAGGACTGGCAGCGCGTCGCCGCGTTCGCCCGCGCCGAGTTCGGACGGATCGACGGCCTCGTCAACAACGCGGGGGTCTCGACCGGCCAGCCGCTGGACACCGAGACGGTCGAGCATTTCCGCAAGGTCATCGACATCAACCTGACGGCCGTCTTCATCGGCATGAAGACGGTGATCCCGGTGATGAAGGAGAACGGCGGCGGTTCGATCGTCAACATCTCCTCGGCGGCCGGTCTGATGGGCCTCGCCCTGACCTCCAGCTACGGCGCGTCGAAGTGGGGCGTGCGCGGGCTGACGAAGGTCGGCGCGGTGGAGCTCGGCACGGCGGGGATACGGGTGAACTCGGTGCACCCCGGCATGGTGTACACGCCGATGACGGCCTCTGTCGGTATTCAGCAGGGCGAGGGCAACTACCCCAACACCCCGATGGGCCGGGTCGGCGAGGCCGGTGAGATCGGGGAGGCCGTCGTCTTCCTGCTCTCGGACGCCGCCTCGTACATCACCGGCGCCGAACTCGCCGTGGACGGCGGCTGGACCACGGGCCCGACCGTCAAGTACGTCATGGGCCAGTGA
- a CDS encoding ASCH domain-containing protein: MPNREALKPFLLAFPGPLRDRLVAAVLDGRKVSTTGLFVEYQVEREDPPPVGERSALIDSDGREIAVLEITEVRILRLGDIDLQHVLDEGEGDTSVAGWREGHERFWHSEEMREALGDPEFTVDDDTLVVAERFRVVERIGPDAAQG, translated from the coding sequence ATGCCGAACCGTGAAGCGCTCAAGCCCTTTCTTCTCGCGTTCCCCGGCCCGCTGCGCGACCGGCTGGTCGCCGCGGTGCTCGACGGGCGGAAGGTGTCGACGACCGGACTGTTCGTGGAGTACCAGGTGGAGAGGGAAGATCCGCCTCCCGTGGGCGAGCGGTCCGCGCTGATCGACTCGGACGGGCGGGAGATCGCGGTGCTGGAGATCACGGAGGTGCGGATCCTGCGGCTCGGGGACATCGATCTGCAGCATGTCCTCGACGAGGGCGAGGGCGACACCTCGGTGGCCGGGTGGCGGGAGGGCCACGAACGGTTCTGGCACAGCGAGGAGATGCGGGAGGCGCTCGGCGACCCGGAGTTCACGGTCGACGACGACACGCTGGTCGTGGCGGAACGGTTCCGGGTCGTCGAGCGCATCGGGCCCGACGCGGCACAGGGCTGA
- a CDS encoding YidH family protein encodes MNDFVQSLRLWWAPQRIREEGDTPDYRFSLANERTFLAWIRTALALIGGGFAVDQFLPELAWGVRAGLALALLAAGVLCALRAVNHWVRCERAMRRGEDLPVSRFPTLLSVAVAVVAVAMVVVVLFGWEGR; translated from the coding sequence GTGAACGATTTTGTGCAGAGTCTGCGGCTGTGGTGGGCGCCGCAGCGGATCCGCGAAGAGGGCGACACCCCTGACTACCGCTTCTCGCTCGCCAACGAGCGGACGTTCCTCGCCTGGATCCGGACGGCTCTCGCACTGATCGGCGGGGGTTTCGCGGTCGATCAGTTCCTGCCGGAGCTGGCGTGGGGCGTCCGTGCCGGTCTGGCGCTCGCCCTGCTGGCGGCGGGCGTGCTGTGCGCGCTGCGGGCCGTCAACCACTGGGTGCGGTGCGAGCGGGCGATGCGGCGCGGTGAGGACCTCCCGGTGTCGCGGTTCCCGACACTGCTCAGTGTGGCGGTGGCCGTGGTGGCTGTGGCGATGGTGGTGGTGGTCCTGTTCGGCTGGGAGGGCCGGTGA
- a CDS encoding TetR/AcrR family transcriptional regulator translates to MARTSGQSGQQTRDKLIRAAEEIFAAQGTDGAQLRDIVALAGQSNPSAVQYHFGSRAGLLDAVMAGRQERTERVVAPLLDGLPGDCGVRELLTALVTAEASLLADDRGRRCLRISAQLSHETGLRTGRLHPALNGTAYGRLIGRIGDRLGALPQPVRLERLDLALTLIGAALADRARQGLDGTEPLTGQELFLADLVGTTTAFLHAPAPHGA, encoded by the coding sequence ATGGCGAGAACGTCGGGACAGTCGGGACAACAGACCAGGGACAAGCTGATCCGCGCGGCAGAGGAGATCTTCGCCGCGCAGGGCACGGACGGCGCCCAGCTGCGCGACATCGTCGCTCTGGCGGGCCAGAGCAACCCGTCCGCGGTGCAGTACCACTTCGGTTCCCGTGCCGGGCTGCTCGATGCGGTGATGGCCGGCCGTCAGGAGCGCACCGAGCGGGTCGTCGCCCCGCTGCTCGACGGGCTGCCCGGGGACTGCGGCGTACGGGAGCTGCTCACCGCGCTGGTGACGGCGGAGGCGAGCCTGCTCGCCGACGACCGGGGCCGCCGCTGTCTGCGGATCTCCGCGCAGCTCAGCCATGAGACCGGACTGCGGACCGGCCGGCTGCACCCCGCGCTGAACGGCACCGCCTACGGACGGCTGATCGGCCGGATCGGGGACCGCCTGGGCGCACTGCCGCAGCCCGTACGCCTGGAGCGCCTCGACCTGGCGCTCACCCTGATCGGCGCGGCGCTGGCCGACAGGGCCCGCCAAGGGCTCGACGGCACGGAACCGCTGACCGGGCAGGAGCTCTTCCTCGCCGACCTCGTCGGCACCACCACCGCATTCCTGCACGCCCCCGCGCCGCACGGCGCGTGA
- a CDS encoding DUF202 domain-containing protein, with amino-acid sequence MTAAERDPGLQPERTRLAWRRTTLSCTVVALLAGKQALHGGATPAGVVALSLSVLAWLGFLRVANRRVQGMGTSRPQPMGARAALTAAACTVALAVFAAAMLF; translated from the coding sequence GTGACCGCGGCTGAGCGCGATCCCGGACTCCAGCCCGAGCGGACCAGACTGGCCTGGCGGCGTACGACGCTGTCCTGCACCGTCGTCGCGCTGCTGGCCGGGAAGCAGGCCCTGCACGGCGGGGCCACCCCGGCCGGGGTCGTCGCCCTGTCGCTGAGCGTGCTGGCCTGGCTGGGTTTCCTGCGGGTGGCGAACCGGCGGGTGCAGGGCATGGGCACCTCGCGCCCGCAGCCGATGGGGGCCCGCGCGGCGCTGACGGCCGCGGCGTGCACCGTCGCGCTGGCGGTGTTCGCCGCGGCGATGCTGTTCTAA
- a CDS encoding NADP-dependent oxidoreductase → MKAISYGRYGGADVLEYGERPDPKVGPDTVLVKVRAAAVNPVDRVAREGHLDASLDAVFPVIPGWDVSGVVVQPGIAVNEFAVGDEVIGYVREDFLSRGTFAEYVAAPVRTLARKPLSLSFEEAAGLPLAGLTAYQVLHRSLHIRNGDTVLVHAAAGGVGSLAVQIARHTGCRVIGTASERNHDHLRQLGAEPVAYGDGLADRLRALAPDGIDAAFDTVGGEALRVSADTLAPDGRLASIVDSEVFSYGGVYAFVRPDAKDLAHLAELAERGIVAVHVDRVFPLAEAAEAHRLNAEGRTRGKIVVTVDWES, encoded by the coding sequence ATGAAGGCGATCAGCTACGGCAGGTACGGCGGGGCCGATGTCCTGGAGTACGGGGAGCGCCCCGACCCCAAGGTCGGTCCCGACACCGTCCTGGTGAAGGTACGGGCCGCGGCGGTCAATCCGGTCGACCGCGTCGCGCGGGAGGGGCACCTGGACGCCTCGCTGGACGCGGTGTTCCCGGTGATTCCCGGCTGGGACGTGTCAGGGGTCGTCGTCCAGCCCGGCATCGCCGTCAACGAGTTCGCCGTCGGCGACGAGGTCATCGGATACGTGCGGGAGGACTTCCTCAGCCGCGGCACCTTCGCCGAGTACGTGGCCGCGCCGGTGCGCACCCTGGCCCGCAAGCCGCTGAGCCTGAGCTTCGAGGAGGCCGCGGGCCTTCCCCTGGCCGGTCTCACCGCGTACCAGGTGCTGCACCGCTCGCTGCACATCCGCAACGGCGACACCGTCCTCGTCCACGCGGCGGCCGGCGGCGTCGGCTCGCTGGCCGTGCAGATCGCCCGCCACACCGGATGCAGGGTCATCGGCACCGCGAGCGAACGCAACCACGACCACCTGCGGCAGCTCGGCGCGGAGCCCGTGGCGTACGGCGACGGCCTCGCGGACCGGCTGCGGGCGCTGGCCCCGGACGGGATCGACGCCGCCTTCGACACCGTGGGCGGCGAGGCCCTGCGGGTGTCCGCCGACACCCTCGCACCGGACGGGCGCCTGGCCTCCATCGTGGACAGCGAGGTGTTCTCGTACGGCGGCGTCTACGCGTTCGTACGGCCCGACGCGAAGGATCTGGCCCATCTGGCGGAGCTGGCCGAGCGGGGCATCGTCGCGGTCCATGTGGACCGGGTCTTCCCGCTGGCCGAGGCCGCGGAGGCCCACCGGCTCAACGCCGAGGGCCGGACCCGCGGAAAGATCGTCGTCACCGTGGACTGGGAGAGCTGA
- a CDS encoding glucarate dehydratase family protein has protein sequence MNTDWLIDEVRLTPILIADPPLLNTQGVHQPYTPRLIVEVVTRGGVTGIGETYGDGKYLELAEPLAAALPGRPVSDVNGLFALADEVCGDSRAADERVDAGGLRGVQTADKLRLSVVSGFEVACLDALGKTLGLPVHALLGGKVRDSVEYSAYLFYRWAQHPDGGERDDWGAAVDPAGVVAQARRFAREYGFSSFKLKGGVFPPDEEIAAVRALAEAFPGQPLRLDPNGAWSVETSLYVAEQLGDVLEYLEDPASGTELMAAVAAGTDVPLATNMCVTTLAEVPEAFARGAVQVVLSDHHYWGGLHRTRELAGICRTFGVGLSMHSNTHLGISLAAMTHVAATVPNLDYACDSHYPWQAEDVIATRHVFADGRLAVSDAPGLGVELDRARLAVLHRRWLDDDGTMRERDDAAAMRKAEPGWATPAIPRW, from the coding sequence ATGAATACAGACTGGTTGATCGACGAAGTCCGGCTGACCCCGATCCTCATCGCCGACCCGCCGCTCCTCAACACCCAGGGCGTTCACCAGCCCTACACCCCGCGGCTCATCGTGGAGGTCGTCACCCGGGGCGGAGTGACCGGCATCGGGGAGACCTACGGCGACGGGAAGTACCTCGAACTGGCCGAACCCCTGGCCGCGGCCCTGCCAGGACGCCCGGTCAGCGATGTGAACGGCCTCTTCGCCCTTGCCGACGAGGTGTGCGGGGATTCACGCGCGGCCGACGAGCGCGTCGACGCGGGCGGACTGCGCGGCGTCCAGACCGCGGACAAGCTGCGGCTCTCGGTGGTCTCCGGCTTCGAGGTGGCCTGCCTGGACGCCCTGGGCAAGACCCTCGGCCTGCCCGTGCACGCACTGCTCGGCGGCAAGGTCCGCGACAGCGTCGAGTACAGCGCCTACCTGTTCTACCGCTGGGCCCAGCACCCGGACGGCGGCGAACGGGACGACTGGGGCGCGGCCGTCGACCCGGCCGGAGTCGTCGCCCAGGCCCGGCGCTTCGCCCGGGAGTACGGATTCTCCTCCTTCAAGCTGAAGGGCGGCGTCTTCCCGCCCGACGAGGAGATCGCCGCCGTCCGCGCACTGGCCGAGGCGTTCCCCGGGCAGCCGCTGCGCCTGGACCCCAACGGGGCCTGGTCCGTCGAGACCTCGCTGTACGTCGCCGAGCAGCTGGGGGACGTACTCGAATACCTGGAGGACCCCGCGAGCGGCACGGAGCTGATGGCCGCCGTCGCGGCCGGTACCGACGTCCCGCTGGCCACGAACATGTGCGTCACCACGCTCGCCGAGGTCCCGGAGGCCTTCGCCCGGGGCGCCGTCCAGGTCGTCCTCTCCGACCACCACTACTGGGGCGGGCTGCACCGCACCCGTGAGCTGGCCGGCATCTGCCGCACCTTCGGCGTCGGCCTCTCCATGCACTCCAACACCCACCTCGGGATCAGCCTCGCCGCCATGACGCACGTCGCGGCCACCGTCCCCAACCTGGACTACGCCTGCGACAGCCACTACCCCTGGCAGGCCGAGGACGTGATCGCCACCCGTCATGTCTTCGCCGACGGCCGGCTGGCCGTATCCGACGCCCCGGGCCTCGGCGTCGAACTCGACCGGGCACGCCTCGCCGTGCTGCACCGCCGCTGGCTCGACGACGACGGCACGATGCGCGAGCGCGACGACGCCGCCGCGATGCGCAAGGCCGAGCCGGGCTGGGCGACGCCGGCGATCCCGCGCTGGTGA
- a CDS encoding phosphotransferase family protein has protein sequence MSPVHPPGLDLDRLRGHLDRERPGLVNGPLEARLIEGGRSNLTYIVTDGTGRWVVRRPPLGHVLATAHDMKREHRVISGLHPTAVPVPEPVLLCEDDSVIGSPFYVMEYVEGTPYRTAEQLAPLGPERTRKVVLGLVDTLVELHAVDPQAVGLGDFGRPEGFLDRQLRRWGKQLDASRNRELPGIDELHAALGRQLPDSPAPTVVHGDFRLDNVLIGADDEIKAVLDWEMSTLGDPLTDLGLLVMYSSDLGLSESPVSTTSGAAGHPSPAELIERYAERSGRDTSGISWYTAFAWFKLAVILEGIHYRYTLGQTVGGGFDRIGDLVPVFIEHGLTTLQEG, from the coding sequence ATGAGCCCAGTCCACCCGCCAGGTCTCGACCTCGACCGCTTGCGCGGACATCTCGACCGCGAGCGGCCGGGGCTGGTGAACGGACCGCTCGAAGCCCGGCTCATCGAGGGCGGCCGTTCGAACCTGACGTACATCGTGACGGACGGTACCGGCCGATGGGTCGTCCGCCGGCCGCCGCTGGGTCATGTGCTGGCCACCGCGCACGACATGAAGCGCGAGCACCGCGTGATCAGCGGGCTGCACCCGACGGCCGTCCCGGTCCCCGAACCGGTGCTGCTCTGCGAGGACGACTCGGTCATCGGCTCGCCGTTCTACGTCATGGAGTACGTCGAGGGCACCCCGTACCGCACGGCGGAGCAGCTCGCCCCGCTGGGCCCCGAGCGCACCCGCAAGGTGGTGCTGGGTCTGGTCGACACCCTCGTGGAGTTGCACGCCGTGGACCCGCAGGCCGTCGGCCTCGGGGACTTCGGGCGCCCCGAGGGATTCCTGGACCGGCAGCTGCGCCGCTGGGGCAAGCAGCTGGACGCCTCCCGCAACCGCGAACTTCCCGGCATCGACGAGCTGCACGCGGCGCTCGGCCGACAGCTGCCCGACTCCCCCGCTCCCACGGTCGTCCACGGCGACTTCCGCCTGGACAACGTGCTGATCGGGGCCGACGACGAGATCAAGGCCGTCCTCGACTGGGAGATGTCGACGCTCGGCGACCCGCTCACCGACCTGGGTCTGCTGGTCATGTACAGCTCCGATCTGGGCCTGTCCGAGTCCCCGGTCTCCACCACCAGCGGCGCGGCCGGCCACCCCTCCCCCGCCGAGCTGATCGAGCGCTATGCCGAACGCTCCGGCCGGGACACCTCCGGCATCTCCTGGTACACGGCGTTCGCCTGGTTCAAGCTCGCCGTGATCCTGGAGGGCATCCACTACCGCTACACCCTGGGCCAGACGGTCGGCGGCGGCTTCGACCGCATCGGCGACCTCGTCCCCGTCTTCATCGAGCACGGCCTCACCACCCTCCAGGAAGGCTGA
- a CDS encoding FUSC family protein: MPGVAEPVINLVRRTTEPVAAQTLRSTGAAVIAYAVATATLAEPAPLTAPLTALLVVQVTLYATVNMSVKRVTSVVVGVLIASGFSSLVGLSWWSLGLTIFTALIVGRLVRVDEFVPEVAISAMLVLGVTSGTARTSMAWERVFETLIGAAVGLLFNLLFAPPVWVQTAGASIDGLAREMGQMFRDLGSDLARPVTVPEAADRLHRARRLDHDIVEVDASLRQAEESLRLNPRVRQGLLHRVVLRTGLDTLEICAVVVRVLARTLTDLAKDRVDEPLFPAEVAAHIRELFGQMAGAIESFSVLITTPVAASAEEAEDRLADALTTSRATRDLVADILLAAVQEHPRKWQLHGALLAEVDRILDELDIEKRAERLGQELDRRSADLHERHPRLLAFRRRLGLVKGAGREKRAEAGVR; encoded by the coding sequence ATGCCAGGAGTAGCCGAACCCGTCATCAACCTCGTCCGGCGCACCACCGAGCCCGTGGCTGCGCAGACCCTGCGTTCCACGGGCGCCGCGGTGATCGCCTATGCCGTGGCGACCGCGACGCTGGCCGAGCCCGCACCCCTGACCGCACCGCTGACCGCACTGCTCGTCGTCCAGGTGACCCTCTACGCCACCGTCAACATGTCGGTGAAGCGTGTGACCTCCGTGGTCGTCGGCGTCCTCATCGCGAGCGGCTTCAGTTCCCTGGTCGGCCTGTCCTGGTGGAGCCTGGGGCTGACCATCTTCACGGCGCTGATCGTCGGCAGACTGGTCCGGGTCGACGAGTTCGTTCCCGAGGTGGCGATCAGCGCCATGCTCGTCCTCGGCGTCACCTCAGGGACCGCGAGAACGAGCATGGCGTGGGAGCGCGTGTTCGAGACCCTGATCGGCGCCGCTGTGGGCCTGCTGTTCAACCTGCTGTTCGCCCCGCCCGTGTGGGTGCAGACCGCGGGCGCGTCCATCGACGGACTGGCCCGCGAGATGGGGCAGATGTTCCGTGACCTGGGGAGCGACCTCGCCCGTCCGGTCACCGTCCCCGAGGCGGCCGACCGGCTGCACCGGGCCCGCCGTCTCGACCACGACATCGTGGAGGTGGACGCCTCCCTGCGGCAGGCCGAGGAGAGCCTCAGGCTCAACCCGAGAGTGCGGCAGGGGCTGCTCCACCGCGTGGTGCTGCGCACCGGTCTGGACACGCTGGAGATCTGTGCGGTAGTCGTGAGGGTGCTGGCCAGGACGCTGACCGACCTGGCCAAGGACCGGGTCGACGAACCCCTGTTCCCCGCCGAGGTCGCCGCGCACATCAGGGAGTTGTTCGGACAGATGGCGGGGGCCATCGAGAGTTTCTCGGTGCTCATCACCACTCCGGTGGCCGCCAGCGCGGAGGAGGCCGAGGACCGGCTCGCCGACGCGCTCACCACCAGCCGGGCGACCCGCGACCTCGTGGCGGACATCCTGCTGGCCGCCGTCCAGGAACACCCCAGGAAGTGGCAGCTGCACGGGGCCCTGCTCGCCGAGGTGGACCGCATCCTGGACGAGCTGGACATCGAGAAGCGCGCCGAGCGCCTGGGCCAGGAACTCGACCGCCGTTCGGCCGACCTGCACGAACGCCACCCCCGGCTGCTCGCGTTCCGGCGCCGGCTGGGCCTCGTGAAGGGTGCGGGCCGGGAGAAGAGGGCCGAGGCCGGGGTGCGGTGA